One Pantanalinema sp. DNA window includes the following coding sequences:
- a CDS encoding RHS repeat-associated core domain-containing protein: MRRSMPGTRLISATLAMLMVLYSLPPRAEGPASLPFVPSPSPDYGMILHSRLDRLNLPGPLGEFKHQLWHLTAGLQDVLTKWARLSPATTPLARAHHNYEHQAVDKTTSNFVFRSGTTFFEPDGTPPRDGNNEYEYVTTFGWKTKGKAPAQRSPHTLTLPLVNDDGRDPKDVEYHNSYFSEHEESSGFRLFVADFLNDSNGQYPRLLGENRDRRSIFIEQADKGWFSGYKNEWKDWHSGDSFTGSGYGNFGWPKWFYSGIKLTLKQHPYWAFSNYESSLNHIKTYAFDSIIKRKESIYYWETNPHLVNKLREEVAKLPDNSFRRGRPTRINGFWVEVQPFPTGAFHGPSDYPLTDFGGATIAFSTPFAGLRGEPKFSKLKFYRPYAPDQHGEAGIGFLSGADAAVNPDEHDPIADYACVGAFAAYDRSDSDIAKAIDADRANIWKDQQTTGAVTGLKPKDPKEAANLKAGLLQLPETVLEQVIQAVNAGGESAELAKQLVLDVYADGVEQGIIKNTFTTSNDPTNPSSEPNATTKPPALFSSTFQVDPVDVVSGANYHDHYDLQLKGRGMRTDFLRSYNSSFKPDDSNRGFMPLGHGWTHTYNQYLFRFPDNAIAYYNDHGQSTIFMPAGNGYRAPPGTGLSLSQLADGSYQVRDKEGATFDFSGGLKRIATERKFFYEPGIEPFGTTQPIDAGRLQGFADRNGNRFELAYTSGKLTQVTDPSSRHLRFTYQGDRIATMVDPAGRTFSYRYEGDNLVEVIHPGSAHQVYTYAGHMMTGHSDRDPEQMWRFAYDAQGKVIQATDPEGGRTEFVYSPGKTVQTAHEVDGRTFRTEYDINNGDIVRQKDPSGTVFDYAYENHRKVRESFSRGDRQIVLTYGYDDRGNMTRKVDASGQETTIKYDPQFSQPYEVKDPSGVTTITLDAQGNVRSIRDPAGRTVAYTVDDHGQTQAVVDPGQHRTTTEHNAFGLLTHVDTPIGGWTTYAYDALGQVTGVTDPTGTRRYEYDARGHLHTYTDQLGQITLFEADANGNVTRITAPGGRVTQMGYDKKNQLVYTRDNAGAETRYSYNSLGQLWKVTDGNGHLTQFERDGNGRVTRIVDPTQRAKAFTYDAAGNVTQMANELGEITRYAYDPLNRVSLVTDPEGQASAIEYHWIGAIKRITNPRQFSTQFVVNAVGQITDVVPPAPEGPTHYRYGADGTLLQIERPKGQTQQFTYNAAGQILTVTDTRKTTRYAYDALGRLTEITAPDGRRQSFQQDALGRIKTVVDALGNPTEFDYWPSGELKSIRKVNGGVTDYSYDAAGRVSRISAPEGRVTQLRYDNAGNLLEKISPSGAETDYVYDSLNRLSEVSELSKGAKTSYGYDPAGRMTSITDANGQATSIFYDRLGRPVRVNAPLQQRMEFQYDPAGNLLRRTDANGRSTTYAYDANNRLTKVTDPLLRATLFAYDELGNMTSTRRLADGATTTISYNDLNLPEEVIDALQGRTRMQYDAFGNLTASIDAKNRTTRYQYDALNRVTAVSQPMGKTTQLAYDRMGNLDRVTNALGVTTRNAYDAADRLRFVYEPLGRTTEYRYNALAQVTLVRDANGNQVSVNYDKMGRPIRRMNGNGYSTDFFYDRLDRLTRKTDAQGQSTQYAYDELSRLTRVTDALGNQTRYQYDPIGNMTALQDARGKQWAFHYDELNRLDWERDPLQRMSQYVYDSVGNLDKKRDGNGAWTDYQYDKLGRVSKVQTPDDLASFTYDEVGNMTGYQNRHANVQRRFDDLDRLTEESNVTWAKTTRFAYDAVDRMTALTTPQGRTVRYDYDDLNQMRAMIDPEGNRTSYQYDRGGRLTGMEYPSGNRSAYVYDPANQTKSLTHYGRGGQGLQGFAYEYDRVGNRTQTRELDGSLTQYRYDALSRLEDVTYPVQAILADRDFTLASAQQGNGAKGNGQQASSAEDEKEKGPKLLSIKDSGLGSSKFTILSVRSIAANGNSGQGNGNGNGNGQSSSGNGNGNSNGQDSSGNGNGNGKPDDNNPGNGNSGNGQGNGNSGNGQGNGNSGNGQGNGNSGNGQGNGNGKQADKDKGEHGKPQKEKLGKAKSKNAKRGSSNGKNQTNVEAPAYWFDPVSSVRYTYDQVGNRLTETTQTGTLAYSYDDANQLKRVGETTYEYDGNGNRVAETTEGSSVRYQYDALNQLAGVRYADGGQLKYTYDPMGRLIQGDRPDVEQPQRQLSTRYSYAGNTLLGEFTETGAPLAEYYSGNGEAVTRRMFGNHGRLDQAFKLQTKGNHLYYLHDALGSVTGMTDHQGSRILRYRQDVFGTPQAGLLDPYNTQLLTAKSYDTEAGLYYFGSRWYDPATGRFMNQDSYRGTPADPMSLHRYAYVNNNPATLIDAWGFQAEWKPQSSNNFFDKVTERIGGALNGVSSMVGGAIDAVKSDPWKALAVGAGVVAVIGASALFPAAAPALLSIAQSAATNYIVGQGVSLATGIVKDAASSISPQLGGALEWVEKGVNVYNAISSVASGAGGLGALNVGNLTSLVSFDTANSLSAVTGGLSTISNSFGVEIPGLDKTNEYLGYAKIAGQFANSYQQNEALITERKMWEKHGNKVAYAGEEYAHRAQDYWAQKSLSGNLVERAAGNVGLALSSLVQDDESLLSTALALTPGSVFEAAGAGVAAVGSQVAERFGFSALKSAASQAGKTVLGHYPEYMELAENIGARAFEIPADVWNRMSKAEQWTANQKFLDRMISRGDDILLATPLNKVKPGSYFARELEYLSGKGYKPNADGSRLVRGN, encoded by the coding sequence ATGCGCCGTTCGATGCCGGGCACGCGCCTCATTTCGGCGACCCTGGCCATGCTGATGGTCCTCTACAGCCTGCCGCCAAGAGCCGAAGGACCTGCATCCCTTCCCTTCGTCCCGAGCCCGTCACCCGACTACGGCATGATCCTCCACTCCCGGCTGGACAGGCTGAACCTGCCTGGCCCGCTGGGCGAATTCAAGCATCAACTGTGGCACCTGACGGCAGGGCTGCAAGACGTACTGACGAAGTGGGCCAGGTTGAGCCCCGCCACCACGCCCCTGGCAAGGGCGCATCACAACTATGAGCATCAAGCCGTCGACAAAACCACGAGCAATTTCGTCTTCAGATCGGGGACGACCTTCTTCGAGCCCGACGGCACGCCTCCGCGTGATGGCAACAACGAGTATGAATATGTCACGACCTTTGGCTGGAAAACAAAGGGAAAGGCACCTGCCCAACGCTCGCCGCACACGTTGACCTTGCCGCTTGTTAACGACGATGGCAGGGATCCGAAGGACGTCGAATATCACAACTCGTACTTCAGCGAACACGAGGAATCGAGTGGGTTTCGCTTATTCGTCGCAGATTTCCTGAACGATTCCAACGGACAATATCCGCGCCTCCTGGGAGAGAACCGCGATCGTCGCTCGATCTTCATCGAGCAGGCCGATAAGGGCTGGTTCTCAGGCTACAAAAACGAATGGAAGGACTGGCACAGCGGCGACAGCTTCACCGGATCGGGCTACGGGAACTTTGGCTGGCCGAAGTGGTTCTACAGCGGCATCAAGCTGACTCTGAAGCAGCATCCTTATTGGGCTTTTTCAAACTATGAATCATCGTTGAACCACATAAAAACCTATGCTTTCGATTCCATCATCAAGCGAAAGGAATCGATTTATTACTGGGAAACCAACCCCCATCTCGTCAACAAGCTGCGAGAAGAAGTCGCCAAGCTCCCTGACAACAGTTTCCGCCGAGGCCGCCCTACAAGGATCAATGGCTTCTGGGTCGAAGTGCAGCCCTTTCCCACGGGGGCGTTTCACGGGCCTTCGGACTACCCCCTGACAGATTTCGGGGGTGCCACGATTGCGTTCTCCACGCCGTTCGCCGGCTTGCGGGGGGAGCCCAAGTTCTCCAAGCTGAAATTTTATCGGCCCTATGCGCCCGATCAACACGGTGAGGCTGGCATCGGCTTTCTGAGCGGAGCGGACGCCGCCGTCAATCCGGACGAGCACGACCCGATCGCGGACTACGCCTGCGTTGGCGCCTTTGCGGCCTACGATCGCAGCGATTCGGATATCGCCAAGGCGATCGATGCCGATCGCGCAAATATCTGGAAAGATCAGCAGACGACCGGAGCCGTTACCGGCCTAAAGCCGAAGGATCCGAAAGAAGCCGCGAACCTCAAGGCTGGCCTCCTGCAGTTACCCGAAACGGTATTGGAGCAGGTGATCCAGGCCGTCAACGCTGGCGGCGAAAGCGCTGAACTCGCCAAGCAGCTCGTGCTCGACGTCTACGCGGACGGCGTCGAGCAGGGGATCATCAAGAACACCTTCACGACCTCGAACGACCCAACCAATCCCTCGAGCGAGCCAAACGCCACCACCAAGCCGCCCGCCCTCTTCTCCTCGACCTTCCAGGTCGATCCGGTCGACGTGGTCTCAGGGGCCAACTATCACGACCACTACGACCTGCAGCTCAAGGGCCGCGGGATGCGCACGGACTTCCTGCGCTCCTACAACAGCAGTTTCAAGCCGGACGACTCTAACCGCGGCTTCATGCCCCTCGGCCACGGCTGGACCCACACCTACAACCAGTACCTCTTCCGCTTCCCGGACAACGCGATCGCCTACTACAACGATCACGGTCAGAGCACCATCTTCATGCCAGCCGGCAACGGCTACCGTGCGCCTCCTGGCACGGGCCTGAGCCTCAGCCAGCTCGCGGACGGTTCGTACCAGGTCCGTGACAAGGAAGGAGCCACCTTCGACTTCTCCGGCGGCCTCAAGCGGATCGCGACGGAGCGCAAGTTCTTCTACGAGCCGGGGATCGAGCCGTTCGGCACGACCCAGCCCATTGATGCCGGCCGCCTGCAGGGCTTCGCGGACCGCAACGGCAACCGCTTCGAGCTGGCATACACCAGCGGCAAGCTCACACAAGTCACCGATCCGTCCAGCCGGCACCTCCGGTTCACCTACCAGGGGGATCGGATCGCCACCATGGTTGATCCGGCCGGTCGTACCTTTTCCTATCGCTACGAGGGCGACAACCTCGTCGAGGTGATCCACCCGGGCTCGGCCCACCAGGTGTACACCTACGCGGGCCACATGATGACCGGGCACAGCGATCGCGATCCCGAGCAGATGTGGCGCTTCGCCTACGACGCTCAGGGCAAGGTCATCCAGGCGACCGACCCCGAGGGAGGCCGCACGGAGTTCGTCTACTCCCCCGGCAAGACCGTCCAGACGGCCCACGAGGTGGATGGCCGAACCTTCCGGACGGAGTATGACATCAACAACGGGGACATCGTCCGCCAGAAGGACCCCAGCGGGACGGTCTTCGACTACGCGTACGAGAATCACCGCAAGGTCAGGGAGAGCTTCAGCCGGGGCGATCGCCAGATCGTGCTGACCTACGGGTACGACGACCGTGGCAACATGACCCGCAAGGTGGACGCCTCGGGCCAGGAAACCACCATCAAGTACGATCCCCAGTTCTCCCAGCCCTACGAGGTCAAGGACCCGAGCGGCGTCACCACCATCACGCTGGATGCTCAGGGGAACGTCAGGAGCATCCGCGACCCAGCCGGGCGCACGGTCGCCTACACCGTGGACGACCACGGCCAGACCCAGGCGGTCGTGGACCCGGGCCAGCACCGGACGACGACCGAGCACAACGCCTTTGGCCTGCTCACGCACGTCGACACCCCCATCGGCGGCTGGACGACCTACGCCTACGACGCGCTGGGACAGGTCACCGGCGTGACCGATCCCACCGGGACGCGCCGCTACGAGTACGACGCCCGGGGCCACCTGCATACCTACACCGATCAGCTCGGACAAATCACCCTGTTCGAGGCGGACGCCAATGGCAACGTCACCCGGATCACCGCCCCGGGCGGCCGCGTCACGCAGATGGGCTACGACAAGAAGAACCAGCTGGTCTACACCCGCGACAACGCCGGGGCTGAGACGCGCTATTCCTACAATTCGCTCGGGCAACTCTGGAAGGTCACCGACGGTAACGGCCACCTCACGCAGTTCGAGCGAGACGGAAACGGCCGGGTGACCCGGATCGTCGATCCGACCCAGCGCGCCAAGGCCTTCACCTACGACGCGGCGGGCAACGTCACCCAGATGGCCAACGAACTGGGCGAGATCACCCGCTACGCCTACGACCCGCTGAATCGTGTCTCGCTGGTGACCGACCCCGAAGGGCAGGCCAGCGCCATCGAGTACCACTGGATCGGGGCCATCAAGCGCATCACCAATCCCCGGCAGTTCTCCACCCAGTTCGTGGTCAACGCCGTCGGGCAGATCACGGACGTCGTCCCTCCCGCACCCGAAGGACCGACCCACTACCGCTATGGCGCCGACGGCACCCTGCTGCAGATCGAGCGCCCCAAGGGCCAGACCCAGCAATTCACCTACAACGCCGCGGGCCAGATCCTCACGGTCACCGACACGCGCAAGACCACCCGCTACGCGTACGATGCGCTCGGGCGCCTCACCGAGATCACGGCCCCCGACGGCCGCCGCCAGAGCTTCCAGCAGGATGCCCTGGGCCGCATCAAGACGGTGGTCGATGCGCTCGGCAACCCGACCGAGTTCGACTACTGGCCGAGCGGCGAGTTGAAGAGCATCCGTAAGGTCAACGGCGGCGTCACGGACTATTCCTACGATGCCGCAGGGCGCGTCTCGCGCATCTCCGCCCCCGAGGGGCGGGTCACCCAGCTACGCTACGACAACGCCGGCAACCTGCTCGAGAAGATCTCGCCGAGTGGGGCCGAGACAGACTACGTCTACGACTCACTCAACCGCCTCAGCGAGGTTTCGGAACTCTCGAAGGGAGCGAAGACCTCCTACGGCTACGACCCTGCCGGTCGCATGACGTCGATCACCGATGCCAACGGCCAGGCGACATCCATCTTCTACGATCGGTTGGGCCGCCCGGTCCGGGTCAATGCTCCCTTGCAACAGCGCATGGAGTTCCAGTACGACCCGGCAGGCAATCTCCTCAGGCGCACGGATGCCAATGGTCGCTCGACCACCTATGCCTACGACGCCAACAACCGCCTGACCAAGGTCACGGACCCGCTGCTGCGCGCGACCCTCTTCGCCTACGACGAGCTCGGCAACATGACGAGCACGCGACGCCTGGCGGACGGCGCGACGACGACCATCTCCTACAACGACCTCAACCTCCCCGAGGAGGTCATCGACGCCCTCCAAGGCCGGACCCGGATGCAGTACGACGCGTTCGGGAACCTGACGGCCTCGATCGATGCCAAGAACCGAACCACCCGCTACCAGTACGATGCCCTGAACCGGGTCACGGCCGTCTCGCAACCCATGGGCAAGACCACCCAGCTTGCGTACGACCGGATGGGCAACCTGGATCGCGTCACCAATGCCCTGGGGGTGACCACGCGTAACGCGTACGACGCAGCGGATCGCCTGCGCTTCGTCTACGAGCCTCTGGGACGCACGACCGAGTATCGCTACAACGCCTTGGCTCAAGTCACGCTCGTACGTGACGCCAACGGCAACCAGGTGAGCGTCAATTACGACAAGATGGGCCGCCCGATCCGTCGCATGAACGGCAACGGCTACTCGACGGACTTCTTCTACGATCGCCTGGACCGCCTCACGCGCAAGACGGATGCGCAGGGCCAGAGCACCCAGTACGCCTACGACGAGCTCAGCCGCCTGACACGGGTCACGGACGCCCTGGGGAACCAGACCCGCTACCAGTACGATCCCATCGGGAACATGACGGCCCTACAGGACGCCCGCGGAAAGCAGTGGGCCTTCCACTACGACGAGCTGAACCGTCTCGACTGGGAGCGCGATCCGCTCCAGCGGATGAGCCAGTACGTCTACGACTCGGTCGGCAATCTCGACAAGAAGCGTGACGGTAACGGCGCCTGGACCGATTACCAGTACGACAAGCTGGGCCGGGTCTCGAAAGTCCAGACTCCCGACGACCTCGCCTCGTTCACTTACGACGAGGTGGGGAACATGACGGGCTACCAGAACCGTCATGCGAACGTCCAGCGCCGCTTCGACGATCTCGACCGCCTCACGGAAGAGAGCAACGTCACCTGGGCCAAGACGACGCGCTTCGCCTACGACGCCGTGGATCGCATGACGGCCCTCACGACCCCGCAGGGCCGCACGGTTCGCTACGACTACGACGATCTGAACCAGATGCGCGCGATGATCGATCCCGAGGGGAATCGAACGTCGTACCAGTACGACCGTGGTGGGCGCCTCACCGGAATGGAGTACCCTTCCGGGAACCGAAGCGCCTACGTCTACGATCCTGCCAACCAGACCAAGTCGCTTACCCACTACGGGCGCGGTGGTCAAGGGCTCCAGGGCTTCGCCTACGAGTACGACCGCGTCGGCAACCGCACCCAGACCAGAGAGCTCGACGGCTCTTTGACCCAGTACCGCTACGACGCCCTTTCCCGGCTAGAAGATGTCACCTACCCCGTCCAGGCGATCCTGGCGGACCGGGACTTCACCCTGGCCTCGGCCCAGCAGGGCAACGGCGCGAAGGGGAACGGCCAGCAGGCCTCGAGCGCTGAAGACGAGAAGGAGAAGGGCCCTAAGCTCCTCTCCATCAAGGACTCGGGGCTCGGAAGCAGCAAGTTCACCATCCTGTCCGTGCGCTCAATCGCCGCCAACGGCAATTCCGGCCAAGGCAACGGTAACGGCAATGGCAACGGCCAGAGTTCATCCGGCAACGGGAACGGCAATAGTAACGGGCAAGACTCGTCCGGAAATGGAAACGGCAACGGGAAGCCAGACGACAATAACCCTGGCAACGGGAACTCTGGTAATGGCCAGGGGAATGGCAACTCTGGTAATGGCCAGGGGAATGGCAACTCTGGCAATGGCCAGGGGAATGGCAACTCTGGCAATGGCCAAGGGAATGGCAACGGCAAGCAGGCCGACAAGGACAAGGGCGAGCACGGCAAGCCCCAAAAGGAGAAGCTCGGCAAGGCCAAGAGCAAGAACGCGAAGCGTGGCTCCTCGAACGGCAAGAACCAGACGAACGTAGAGGCGCCTGCCTACTGGTTCGATCCGGTCAGCTCGGTCCGCTACACCTACGACCAGGTCGGGAACCGCCTGACGGAAACCACTCAGACGGGTACGCTCGCCTATTCGTACGACGACGCCAACCAGCTCAAGCGCGTCGGGGAAACCACCTACGAGTACGATGGGAACGGCAACCGGGTGGCCGAAACGACGGAAGGCAGCTCGGTCCGCTACCAGTACGATGCCCTGAACCAGCTCGCGGGCGTGCGCTATGCGGACGGCGGCCAGCTCAAGTACACCTACGACCCCATGGGGCGCCTGATCCAGGGCGATCGCCCAGACGTCGAGCAACCCCAGCGGCAGCTGAGCACCCGCTACTCCTACGCCGGAAACACGCTGCTGGGCGAGTTCACGGAGACCGGGGCGCCACTTGCGGAGTACTACTCTGGGAACGGCGAGGCCGTCACCCGCCGCATGTTCGGCAACCACGGCCGGCTGGATCAGGCCTTCAAGCTCCAGACCAAGGGCAACCACCTCTACTACCTGCACGACGCCCTCGGCAGCGTGACCGGTATGACCGATCACCAGGGCAGCCGGATCCTTCGCTACCGGCAGGACGTCTTCGGTACGCCGCAGGCGGGTCTTCTGGACCCGTACAACACGCAGCTATTGACCGCCAAGTCGTACGACACCGAAGCAGGGCTCTACTACTTCGGCAGCCGCTGGTACGACCCGGCGACCGGTCGGTTCATGAATCAGGATAGTTACCGCGGCACCCCAGCGGATCCCATGAGCCTGCACCGCTACGCTTACGTGAACAACAACCCGGCGACCCTCATCGACGCCTGGGGGTTCCAGGCGGAGTGGAAGCCTCAGTCAAGCAACAACTTCTTCGATAAGGTGACCGAACGCATTGGCGGGGCGCTCAACGGCGTGAGCAGCATGGTCGGTGGCGCTATCGATGCGGTGAAGTCCGATCCTTGGAAAGCGCTGGCTGTCGGAGCTGGGGTGGTTGCCGTGATTGGAGCCAGCGCGCTCTTCCCCGCCGCAGCACCAGCGCTGTTGTCTATTGCCCAGTCCGCAGCGACGAACTACATCGTTGGGCAAGGCGTGAGCCTTGCGACGGGAATCGTAAAGGATGCTGCCAGCTCGATCAGCCCTCAGTTGGGCGGGGCGCTTGAGTGGGTCGAAAAGGGCGTCAACGTCTACAATGCCATCAGCTCCGTTGCAAGCGGGGCTGGGGGCTTGGGGGCACTCAACGTCGGCAACCTGACCTCGCTCGTTAGCTTCGATACGGCAAACTCTTTGTCAGCAGTTACGGGCGGCCTTTCCACCATCTCGAATTCTTTCGGCGTCGAGATCCCTGGCTTGGACAAGACAAATGAGTACCTTGGCTATGCCAAGATAGCGGGTCAGTTTGCCAATAGCTACCAACAGAATGAGGCGCTGATCACCGAACGCAAGATGTGGGAGAAGCATGGCAATAAGGTCGCCTATGCTGGGGAGGAGTACGCCCATCGGGCCCAAGATTACTGGGCTCAAAAGTCGCTTAGTGGAAATTTGGTGGAACGAGCCGCAGGCAATGTTGGACTTGCATTGAGTTCGCTTGTCCAAGACGATGAATCCTTGCTGAGTACGGCATTAGCCCTAACCCCTGGCTCAGTATTTGAAGCAGCCGGAGCAGGTGTTGCAGCAGTTGGTTCGCAAGTTGCCGAACGATTTGGCTTTAGCGCACTCAAGTCAGCCGCCTCTCAGGCAGGTAAGACAGTTCTAGGCCATTATCCAGAATATATGGAGCTTGCTGAAAACATCGGTGCTCGCGCATTCGAAATTCCTGCAGATGTATGGAATAGGATGTCAAAGGCAGAGCAATGGACAGCAAACCAAAAGTTCCTCGATCGAATGATTTCAAGAGGAGATGACATTCTTCTCGCAACTCCACTAAATAAGGTAAAACCAGGATCCTATTTCGCCAGAGAGTTGGAATATCTTTCTGGAAAGGGATATAAGCCTAATGCAGACGGATCTCGCTTGGTGAGAGGGAATTAA
- a CDS encoding secretin N-terminal domain-containing protein → MHHLLLLLLACLLFAQPAFALNPSEVFSVNGKAGLLDVRFDDEQNALVIQGDGALHFQLEERLSQTPPSLTVRLFNATPRKGFNVLKEPVGPIERMQQEVLPAANGSPQETRLQIVLKGSYRPHSVLSPDTKRAVIRFDRTPVSVLAELPKGIVVRHLEYANARDIANVLATMLPQGNGRISGDEARNNLVIDNSTGDYSGLESTIQALDRPSRQVLLEAQVVEINQATARNLGFSFSPSLSANFQEKAPDNGGFGTQPIPMQPFVRTGVNMQLTLNALQNSGQAKILASPRVAALEGEESKIVTGERIPYFVTQVSGTQVFQIKEDFLAGVELRITPRVNEVRFVTSKLQTNVSTITGTTPQGYPQLSTRESQASIRVAAGQTIVIGGLLQERDIELLSGLPYLSDLPVLGTLFRSRQKDRVKTELVIFITPHILGDQ, encoded by the coding sequence GTGCATCACCTCCTATTGCTCTTGCTTGCCTGCTTGCTGTTCGCTCAGCCCGCCTTCGCCCTGAACCCCTCGGAGGTCTTCTCGGTCAACGGGAAGGCCGGGCTGCTCGATGTACGATTCGACGACGAGCAGAATGCCCTGGTGATCCAAGGGGATGGCGCGTTGCACTTTCAGCTCGAAGAGCGCCTCTCTCAAACTCCGCCGTCCCTCACGGTTCGCCTCTTCAATGCGACGCCACGGAAGGGCTTCAACGTCTTGAAGGAGCCGGTTGGCCCGATCGAGCGAATGCAGCAGGAAGTTCTGCCAGCTGCGAACGGCTCCCCGCAAGAGACTCGCCTCCAGATCGTCCTGAAGGGCTCCTACCGCCCTCACTCCGTCCTCTCGCCGGACACCAAGCGCGCCGTCATCCGCTTCGATCGGACTCCCGTCTCGGTGCTCGCCGAGCTTCCCAAGGGCATCGTGGTGCGGCACCTGGAATACGCCAACGCCCGGGACATCGCGAACGTGCTCGCCACCATGCTGCCCCAGGGGAACGGACGAATTTCCGGGGACGAGGCCCGTAACAATCTCGTGATCGACAACAGCACGGGGGATTATTCCGGTCTCGAGAGCACCATTCAGGCCCTCGATCGCCCGAGCCGCCAGGTCCTCCTGGAAGCGCAGGTCGTCGAGATCAACCAGGCTACCGCGCGGAATCTGGGCTTCTCCTTCAGCCCGTCGCTCAGCGCGAACTTCCAGGAGAAGGCCCCGGACAACGGGGGCTTCGGCACCCAGCCCATCCCCATGCAGCCCTTCGTGCGGACCGGGGTAAACATGCAGCTGACGCTGAACGCGCTGCAGAATTCAGGGCAGGCGAAGATTCTCGCCAGCCCGCGGGTGGCCGCGCTCGAAGGCGAAGAGTCGAAGATCGTCACGGGTGAGCGCATCCCGTACTTCGTCACCCAGGTTTCGGGCACTCAAGTCTTCCAGATCAAGGAGGACTTCCTGGCCGGCGTCGAGCTGCGGATCACCCCTCGGGTCAACGAGGTGCGCTTCGTCACCTCCAAGCTCCAGACCAACGTGAGCACCATCACCGGCACGACTCCGCAAGGCTACCCCCAGCTCAGCACCCGTGAATCCCAGGCCTCGATCCGAGTGGCCGCGGGCCAGACCATCGTCATCGGGGGCTTGCTTCAGGAGCGGGACATCGAGCTGCTCAGCGGCTTGCCTTACCTCTCGGATCTGCCGGTCCTGGGCACGCTTTTCCGTAGCCGGCAAAAGGATCGGGTCAAGACCGAGCTCGTCATCTTCATCACGCCGCACATCCTGGGCGATCAGTAG
- a CDS encoding 1-phosphofructokinase family hexose kinase: protein MIVTVTPNAAIDRTAVVSGFKLNAVNEVKNMPALPGGKGINVARVLKAFGAPVVATGFIGGETGKTIKMGLERSGVGTDFAIVMGESRTCLKIVDPQRLMVTELNELGPEITAQEVTKLTAILNKWSQKASNVVFSGSLPPGAPQDSYRKWVEAFQRTGGRAFVDARGAVLRHALEGRPYLVKPNQQEAEELVGYSLDSETRISQAVETFMTKAQIALITLGERGAAVGFEGERWRAYAPPIKGANPIGSGDAFLAGFIVGLTRQLPIKDCLRLATATGAANAQAPGAGVIRLEQVDRLSGQVRVEALRR, encoded by the coding sequence GTGATCGTCACCGTCACCCCCAACGCCGCAATCGACCGCACGGCCGTCGTGTCGGGCTTCAAGCTCAACGCCGTCAACGAGGTCAAGAACATGCCGGCGTTGCCCGGCGGCAAGGGCATCAACGTGGCACGGGTCCTCAAGGCGTTCGGCGCGCCGGTGGTGGCGACCGGCTTCATCGGGGGCGAGACGGGCAAGACCATCAAGATGGGCCTGGAGCGCAGCGGCGTCGGCACCGACTTCGCCATCGTCATGGGCGAGTCGCGCACCTGCCTCAAGATCGTCGATCCCCAGCGCCTGATGGTGACCGAGCTCAACGAGCTGGGCCCCGAGATCACCGCCCAGGAAGTCACCAAGCTCACGGCCATCCTCAACAAGTGGAGCCAGAAGGCCTCGAACGTCGTCTTCTCGGGAAGCCTGCCGCCCGGCGCTCCGCAAGACTCGTACCGCAAGTGGGTCGAGGCCTTCCAGCGCACCGGCGGAAGGGCCTTCGTGGACGCGCGGGGCGCGGTGCTCCGCCACGCCCTGGAGGGCCGGCCCTACCTGGTCAAGCCCAACCAGCAGGAGGCCGAGGAGCTGGTCGGCTACTCGCTCGACTCCGAGACCCGGATCTCCCAGGCGGTCGAGACCTTCATGACCAAGGCTCAGATCGCGCTCATCACCCTGGGCGAGCGCGGGGCGGCGGTGGGCTTCGAGGGCGAGCGCTGGCGCGCCTACGCCCCGCCCATCAAGGGGGCGAATCCCATCGGCAGCGGGGATGCCTTTCTCGCGGGCTTCATCGTGGGCCTCACGCGCCAGCTTCCCATCAAGGACTGCCTGCGCCTGGCCACCGCGACCGGCGCGGCCAACGCCCAGGCCCCGGGAGCCGGCGTCATCCGGCTCGAGCAGGTGGACCGCCTCAGCGGCCAGGTCCGCGTCGAGGCCCTGCGCCGCTAG